ATCACCTTCAATCATGAAGATACCATTTTTTTGGTGTCTTGCATCATAATCAAGTCCTGTAAAATGATACCAATGCCATTTAAAATCATTGTATGTATTTCGACGACCAGGAAAATCAAACCCAGTCCAACCTTCTATTTCAAAGGAATCTGAAATGGGTTTTTGACGATCATTTGGGTCCATCTCTAAGACATAGAATGTTTCTTGATGATCACCATTTGCTTTATGATTTAAAACAATATCTGCAAACGTTTTGATACCAACTTCTTTTAAGGCAGAAATAGCTTCTAAATATTCTTCTTTTGTCCCATACTTAGTTGGGACTGTGCCATTTTGATCAAATTCACCTAAGTCAAATAAATCATATATCCCATAACCAACATCATTGAAACCAGTTCCTTTAAATGCGGGCGGCATCCAGACTTGGGTAATTCCTAATTCTTTTAAATGGTTGGCATCTTCTTTTAATCGCTTCCAGTGTTTACTATCTGCTGGTAAGTACCACTCAAAATACTCCATCATTATGTCTCTTGTCATCAGTGACTCCTATTGAAAAATAGCTGTGTAACAGCTCTTACTTAGTTGTACCACGTTTTTTGATACCATGGTTGAGTAATATTTCTTTTTCTTCTAGCTCTTCTTTATTCATGATTTTAGTTAGCATGCGCATGCTGACAGCTCCTAAATCATAAACAGGTTGACTGATAGAAGATAAGTTAGGCCTTGTGTACTGAACAACTGGTGAATCATTACTTGTAATGATTTCAAAATCTTCAGGAACTTTTTTGCCTAATTCAAATAAGCCATTTAAAAGTCCAGCCGCCAATTCATCTTCAGCAACATAAGCTGCTGTTGCCCCTGAATTAATAACACGTTGAGCTAAATCAAAACCTTCTTTATAGCTATAATTAGCTTCAAAAACAAGGCCTTCTTTGAAGTCTAATTTATTTTGCTTTAGTCCTTCTTTGTAGCCAACGAGGCGAACTTTACCATTGATATCGTCAATTAATGGTCCTGAAATATAAGCAATTTGCTTATGGTTTTCAGCTAAAATATTAACCACGTCAATGACTGCTGCTTTGTAATCAATATTTACACTTGGCAGTTGATGTTCTAAGTCAACAGTACCAGCTAAGACAATTGGTGTTCTTGAGCGGGAAAATTCAGCACGAATTTTTTCAGTTAAATGGTGTCCCATAAAAATGATACCATCTACTTGCTTTGCAAACAGTGTATTGACAACATTGACTTCTTTGTCATCATCTTCATCACTTGAAGCTAAAACAATGTTGTATTTGTACATTGCAGCGATATCGTCAATTCCTTTAGCTAAGATTGAAAAATAGTTATTAGCGATATTTGGAATAACAACACCAACAGTCGTTGTCTTCTTACTTGCTAGTCCACGCGCAACTGCATTTGGTCTATAGTCTAAACGTTCAATTACTTCAAGAACTTTTTTTCGTGTATTTTCCTTTACATTTTTATTGCCATTGACAACGCGACTAACGGTTGCCATTGAAACACCAGCTTCACGGGCAACATCATATATCGTGATAGTGTCATCAGTATTCATTGGTTATACTTCCTTTCTATATGAAAATTACGCTTTCAAAAATTATTTTAGCATGTTTTGTAAACACTTTCAAGTACTAATTTCTATTTTTTGAAAAAGTTTTCAAAAAAAGTTACGATTCATGTCTTTTTTTCTAAAAATAGTGATAGATCCTTTGAAAACCTGTTTTCAATATAAAAAAGGATAGAAAGAATAAATTCTTTCTATCCCAGTTGTTGTCACTTTAATTAAATTTAATAAGTTCCTTCTTCAACGGTTTGATTTTTTATAATCTTGATAATTCTACTTGTTCCTAAGCGTGAAGCACCTAAAGAGATAAATTTTTCAGCGTCTTCTAATGAAGCAATTCCTCCAGCCGCTTTGATTTTAACATTTTTTCCAACATGTTGAGCCATGGTTTCAACATCTTTGAATGTTGCACCACCTGTTGAAAAGCCAGTTGAGGTTTTAATAAAATCAGCGCCTGATCTCGTCACAACACCACATAATTCAATCAGCTCTGCTTCAGTTAAATTACAAGTTTCTACAATAACTTTTAAGATATGGTCTTGACAAGCTTCTTTGATTTGGCGGATTTCATCTTCTACTTTGTCG
This Streptococcus urinalis 2285-97 DNA region includes the following protein-coding sequences:
- the ccpA gene encoding catabolite control protein A — translated: MNTDDTITIYDVAREAGVSMATVSRVVNGNKNVKENTRKKVLEVIERLDYRPNAVARGLASKKTTTVGVVIPNIANNYFSILAKGIDDIAAMYKYNIVLASSDEDDDKEVNVVNTLFAKQVDGIIFMGHHLTEKIRAEFSRSRTPIVLAGTVDLEHQLPSVNIDYKAAVIDVVNILAENHKQIAYISGPLIDDINGKVRLVGYKEGLKQNKLDFKEGLVFEANYSYKEGFDLAQRVINSGATAAYVAEDELAAGLLNGLFELGKKVPEDFEIITSNDSPVVQYTRPNLSSISQPVYDLGAVSMRMLTKIMNKEELEEKEILLNHGIKKRGTTK
- the deoC gene encoding deoxyribose-phosphate aldolase, with the translated sequence METKDILKTVDHTLLSTTATWEEIKVILDDAMTYQTASACIPASYVQRASEYVSGKLAICTVIGFPNGYSTTATKVFETKDAIQNGADEIDMVINLTDVKNGQYDKVEDEIRQIKEACQDHILKVIVETCNLTEAELIELCGVVTRSGADFIKTSTGFSTGGATFKDVETMAQHVGKNVKIKAAGGIASLEDAEKFISLGASRLGTSRIIKIIKNQTVEEGTY